Proteins from one Setaria italica strain Yugu1 chromosome V, Setaria_italica_v2.0, whole genome shotgun sequence genomic window:
- the LOC101780953 gene encoding uncharacterized protein LOC101780953 has protein sequence MGAGRKTETFYAGTPSTPARTNAWYGTYSVAARNLREDELGGVIFGCKHNTMNECLTKQLFGLPSGHISYVKNVKPGMPLFLFNYSDRKMHGIFEAACAGKLNIDQFAWSDGGRIKTQFPAQVLVSMKTQCYPVPESHFKSVISDNYHRPRHFYFELDHAQTSALISLFKPAPVHDVANKWDPSKSLQSPTTKAYLNPGPTKSEFYTKDLDPFGVSSESHCVAPYKLADPEGEYASACRTSTIHLDNESSKWDDLDDAATKEGTESVNDDHQHTNPPREEQHDTVAVRQKLQELFVLRQQEAQSSNGTVDSASDKSMPQEAQYGAALPTDPPDSTSKADASIEDLTSLGKYHGNAELLHIINELSKRTRAMEKKLVESDKEKLFLRESVKDAERKVQQLEYKFEKLQLNYNSLAPLVGGPYDNVEGPSIFILGGYRGSTCLSSLDAFCPRTDRLVPLCPMSSARAYAAAAALNNNIYIFGGGDGSTWYHSVEYYSRGENQWMTCPRLKHKKGSLAGTTLNDKIFAIGGGDGSVVFSEVEMFDPALGRWIDSLSMRQNRFAPAAAVFNGSLYVTGGYDGNMYLQSAERYDPREGFWALLPSMSVRRGSHSVAVLGEALYAVGGYDGSNRISTVEIFDSRANSWRMGSPFSIARGYGCAITMDDNLFYIGGINDAGETIDTVEVYNERQGWSVSGCQSVGGRGFACAIAV, from the exons atgGGTGCTGGAAGGAAGACTGAGACTTTTTATGCTGGAACACCAAGTACACCGGCACGAACCAATGCATGGTATGGGACCTATTCTGTTGCTGCTCGTAATCTCCGAGAAGATGAGCTAGGAGGAGTGATCTTCGGTTGCAAACACAACACGATGAATGAATGCCTCACTAAACAGTTGTTTG GTTTGCCTTCAGGCCATATCTCATATGTGAAGAATGTTAAACCTGGCATGCCTCTATTTCTGTTCAATTATAGTGACCGAAAAATGCATGGAATTTTTGAGGCTGCATGTGCTGGCAAGCTTAACATTGATCAATTTGCTTGGAGTGATGGTGGTAGAATAAAGACACAATTTCCTGCACAG GTCCTTGTCTCTATGAAGACTCAGTGCTATCCAGTTCCAGAGTCTCACTTCAAAAGTGTGATCAGTGACAATTACCATAGACCTCGGCACTTTTACTTTGAGCTAGACCATGCACAAACAAGTGCTTTGATATCTTTGTTTAAACCTGCCCCTGTTCATGATGTTGCAAACAAATGGGATCCTTCAAAATCTCTGCAATCTCCAACAACCAAAGCATATCTTAATCCTGGCCCAACAAAGTCTGAGTTCTATACAAAGGATCTTGATCCATTTGGTGTTTCATCTGAATCGCACTGTGTTGCCCCTTATAAGTTGGCTGATCCAGAAGGTGAATATGCTAGTGCTTGTAGAACATCAACAATCCACCTTGACAATGAGTCTTCTAAATGGGATGACTTGGATGATGCTGCGACCAAGGAAGGAACAGAATCTGTCAACGACGACCATCAACATACCAATCCACCACGTGAAGAACAGCATGACACAGTGGCTGTTAGGCAGAAGTTACAAGAACTGTTTGTTTTGCGACAGCAGGAGGCCCAATCCTCCAATGGCACTGTTGATTCTGCTTCAGATAAATCAATGCCTCAAGAAGCACAGTATGGTGCTGCTCTCCCAACAGACCCACCTGATTCCACCTCAAAGGCTGATGCATCTATTGAAGACCTGACATCATTGGGGAAATATCATGGAAATGCTGAG CTGCTCCACATCATCAATGAATTATCCAAGAGAACCCGAGCAATGGAGAAAAAGCTG GTTGAGTCGGATAAAGAAAAACTGTTTCTGAGGGAATCAGTAAAGGACGCAGAAAGAAAAGTTCAGCAACTGGAATACAAGTTTGAAAAACTACAATTAAACTATAACTCTTTAGCGCCACTCGTTGGTGGACCATATGATAATGTGGAAGGACCATCAATATTTATACTGGGTGGCTACAGGGGGAGTACTTGCTTATCATCACTGGATGCCTTTTGCCCCAGAACAGACAGACTAGTGCCATTATGTCCAATGAGCTCAGCCCGTGCatatgcagctgctgctgcactgAACAATAATATCTATATTTTTGGCGGTGGGGATGGCAGTACATGGTATCACTCAG TGGAATACTACAGCAGGGGAGAGAACCAATGGATGACATGCCCACGCTTGAAACACAAGAAAGGAAGCCTTGCTGGAACTACGCTGAATGATAAAATATTTGCAATTGGTGGGGGAGATGGATCTGTGGTTTTTTCAGAAGTGGAGATGTTTGATCCAGCACTTGGGAGATGGATAGACAGTCTGTCTATGCGGCAAAAT CGATTTGCTCCTGCTGCAGCTGTATTTAACGGCTCTCTCTATGTAACTGGTGGTTATGATGGCAATATGTACTTACA ATCAGCAGAAAGGTATGATCCAAGGGAAGGTTTCTGGGCTCTGCTTCCAAGTATGAGTGTAAGAAGAGGTTCCCACTCAGTAGCTGTCTTGGGGGAAGCACT ATACGCTGTGGGAGGGTATGATGGAAGCAATAGGATCTCTACCGTAGAGATTTTTGACTCACGTGCCAATTCATGGAGGATGGGCAGCCCATTCAGCATCGCGAGAGGATATGGGTGTGCGATTACAATGGATGATAATTTGTTCTACATTGGTGGCATCAACGATGCTGGAGAAACCATCGATACT GTGGAAGTTTACAATGAGAGGCAAGGCTGGTCAGTCTCGGGTTGCCAATCGGTAGGGGGGAGGGGCTTTGCCTGTGCTATTGCCGTTTGA
- the LOC101780551 gene encoding uncharacterized protein LOC101780551, protein MASNFAPDAWAWITSLPQFSQWRTNAMSLCICTTPSASSQPTMNLSVVKNLPIPQPSYVTFSIFANYSVPISLWTSKPVHLKTKTQQTLDEQDTIQVFVDVVNSVLRYGPDKKSSFRFPGAQPHGNFKDVFNIVFLSLAFLVCIYEAPRDLRPGCLDSLRAQLTGSKCRDAAKNLVKMLGANLEDQWMQTMNLAVTNWIIELRSSNHSFGVPSPLFSHALSANGLWKVQLYCPVIAMGMEEPAEATQDERLLFSLVYQQVESVIQLAYRTVRRDNWIDVEVKVDNIRCDVDSLVSETLMAERGYGSEEKHFPSRVMLQITPMQQSDVLSVSVGKSNDNPTHEFGIEKGFEGSFDPPNSFGLKASVTESLTLAIRPWKFEQSVHGNTATLNWFLHDGVNGREVYSSKPSKLSLLQPRAWFRDRYSNAYRPFTKQGGVIFARDEYGDSVWWKICGATLGKTMNWEIRGWIWLTYWPNKQRTFHSETRWLEFRECLQLPLTNLS, encoded by the exons ATGGCCTCCAACTTTGCTCCTGATGCATGGGCTTGGATCACCAGCCTGCCCCAGTTCTCCCAGTGGCGCACCAACGCCATGTCCCTTTGTATTTGCACCACACCATCAGCATCATCACAGCCAACAATGAACCTCTCAGTTGTGAAAAACCTTCCCATCCCCCAGCCATCCTATGTTACCTTCTCCATCTTTGCAAACTACAGTGTCCCGATTTCACTGTGGACGTCAAAACCAGTCCACCTGAAAACAAAGACACAGCAAACTCTAGACGAACAAGATACGATACAGGTGTTCGTCGACGTTGTCAACTCAGTGCTGAGGTATGGTCCAGACAAGAAATCATCCTTTCGGTTCCCTGGGGCACAGCCTCATGGCAACTTCAAGGATGTGTTCAACATAGTTTTCTTGTCCCTGGCCTTCCTGGTTTGCATCTATGAGGCTCCTCGTGATCTCCGTCCTGGATGCTTGGATTCATTGAGAGCCCAGCTTACTGGTTCAAAGTGCAGAGATGCTGCAAAGAACCTTGTTAAAATGCTTGGGGCAAATCTTGAGGACCAGTGGATGCAGACAATGAATCTTGCAGTAACTAACTGGATCATTGAGCTGAGATCCTCAAACCACTCATTTGGGGTGCCATCACCACTGTTCTCACATGCGCTCTCAGCAAACGGGCTCTGGAAGGTCCAGCTCTACTGTCCAGTCATAGCCATGGGCATGGAAGAACCTGCAGAAGCAACACAGGATGAGCGCCTTCTCTTCTCACTAGTTTATCAGCAAGTCGAAAGTGTGATTCAGCTAGCTTACAGAACAGTCAGAAGGGACAACTGGATAGATGTTGAGGTGAAGGTGGATAACATAAG ATGTGATGTGGATTCTTTAGTCTCTGAGACCCTCATGGCAGAACGCGGATATGGCTCTGAGGAGAAGCACTTCCCATCACGTGTCATGCTGCAAATCACACCTATGCAACAATCTGATGTACTGTCTGTTTCAGTCGGCAAGTCCAACGATAACCCCACACATGAGTTTGGTATTGAGAAGGGTTTTGAGGGTTCGTTTGATCCCCCAAATTCATTTGGTCTTAAGGCATCAGTCACTGAAAGCCTTACACTGGCCATAAGGCCCTGGAAATTTGAACAGTCTGTGCATGGCAACACTGCAACCTTGAACTGGTTTCTTCATGATGGTGTAAATGGAAGGGAGGTTTATTCTTCAAAGCCTTCAAAGCTTTCGCTCCTTCAGCCACGGGCCTGGTTCCGTGACAGGTACTCAAATGCATACCGCCCATTCACAAAGCAGGGTGGCGTCATTTTTGCACGTGATGAGTATGGAGACAGTGTCTGGTGGAAGATCTGTGGTGCAACATTAGGAAAGACGATGAATTGGGAGATCCGAGGCTGGATTTGGCTAACCTACTGGCCTAACAAACAAAGGACTTTTCACAGCGAGACAAGGTGGCTCGAATTTAGA
- the LOC111257316 gene encoding uncharacterized protein LOC111257316 encodes MYPHASHQTSPHNPRPLGPSPEFFQAASIVLRSLFVKKRTPNSTKHLHLCLSSSLIRKPRIGNGKCPSDHRSYWGLLLAPIPKSAAAPSRQALALLAGGNDGMVPRGYVPMVLVGDDEGGSEERRIMVRVEMLKEPCMAAVLEMAAQQFGYGQRGVLRIPCGADRFQQMVGAECAAT; translated from the coding sequence ATGTATCCACATGCATCGCACCAGACATCACCGCACAATCCACGTCCCCTTGGACCGTCCCCTGAGTTCTTCCAAGCTGCTTCCATAGTCCTCCGGTCCCTCTTTGTTAAAAAGCGAACCCCCAACTCCACAAAGCACCTGCACTTGTGCCTCTCCTCCTCACTCATCAGAAAGCCAAGAATCGGCAACGGCAAGTGCCCAAGTGATCATCGATCATATTGGGGCCTTCTACTTGCTCCGATCCCCAagtccgccgcggcgccgtcgcggcAAGCCCTCGCCTTGTTGGCCGGTGGCAACGACGGGATGGTCCCGAGAGGCTACGTCCCCATGGtgctcgtcggcgacgacgagggggGTAGCGAGGAGCGGCGGATCATGGTGCGCGTTGAGATGCTCAAGGAGCCATGCATGGCGGCCGTTCTGGAGATGGCCGCGCAGCAGTTCGGGTACGGCCAGCGAGGCGTGCTCCGGATCCCCTGCGGCGCCGACCGGTTCCAGCAGATGGTCGGGGCGGAGTGCGCCGCTACATAG
- the LOC101781360 gene encoding DNA-directed RNA polymerases I and III subunit RPAC1, with protein sequence MPKKGTKSKNQVGDVPDQQENKLPDHLELQRTRVVCNADAPIHTQGFQYSGTYAATGVDNSVSVEKFCKNFKIDIKHLTEDDMEFDMIGVDASIANAFRRILISEVPTMAIEKIFMADNTSVIADEVLSHRLGLIPLDADPRLFDYISENDVPNERNTIVYKLHVSCPKKGSQRITVKSGELEWLPEGSQLSMASPGQSGDKQKTFTSFSQSQKDILQKPLGVKFKDITIARLGAGQAIELEAHAVKGVGKVHAKWSPVATAWYRMLPEVEILKQIEGVDAEELVKKCPVNVFDIEDLGDGRKRAIVAKPRACTLCRQCVMGPSGDKIQLRRVRDHFIFTIESTGALPPEVLFTEAVKILEGKCEKVISELS encoded by the exons ATGCCAAAGAAGGGGACCAAATCCAAGAATCAGGTGGGCGATGTGCCGGATCAGCAAGAAAATAAGCTCCCAGATCACCTTGAGCTCCAGCGCACCCGTGTCGTGTGCAATGCAGATGCCCCTATCCAT ACTCAAGGTTTCCAATACTCGGGTACTTATGCTGCGACGGGAGTTGATAATAGTGTGTCAGTGGAGAAATTTTGCAAGAACTTCAAAATTGATATAAAACATCTAACTGAAGATGATATGGAGTTTGATATGATTGGTGTTGATGCATCAATTGCTAATGCTTTCCGGAGAATCCTCATCTCAGAG GTTCCGACTATGGCAATTGAGAAAATCTTCATGGCTGACAACACCTCAGTTATAGCAGATGAGGTTCTTTCACATAGATTAGGACTTATTCCACTTGATGCAGATCCAAGGCTTTTTGATTATATCTCAG AAAATGATGTCCCAAATGAAAGGAACACTATTGTTTATAAACTGCATGTTTCATGTCCAAAAAAGGGTTCTCAGCGAATTACAG TCAAATCTGGTGAACTAGAGTGGTTGCCGGAAGGTAGCCAATTAAGCATGGCTTCTCCTGGGCAGTCTGGGGACAAACAGAAGACTTTCACTTCCTTCAGTCAAAGCCAAAAGGATATATTACAAAAGCCTCTTGGTGTGAAGTTTAAAGATATAACTATTGCCAGGCTTGGGGCAGGACAG GCTATTGAGCTCGAGGCACATGCTGTTAAGGGAGTTGGGAAAGTTCATGCCAAGTGGTCTCCAGTTGCTACGGCTTGGTACAGAATGCTCCCTGAG GTTGAAATTCTTAAACAAATTGAAGGTGTCGATGCTGAGGAGCTAGTGAAGAAGTGCCCAGTTAATGTTTTCGACATTGAAGACCTGGGTGATG GTAGAAAGAGGGCAATTGTTGCAAAGCCAAGGGCTTGCACGCTCTGTAGGCAATGTGTTATGGGACCATCTGGAGATAAAATCCAACTAAGGCGTGTTAGAGACCATTTCATAT tTACCATTGAGTCCACTGGAGCTCTGCCCCCGGAGGTGCTATTCACAGAAGCCGTGAAGATTTTGGAAGGGAAGTGCGAGAAGGTCATATCTGAGCTATCCTGA
- the LOC101775426 gene encoding LOW QUALITY PROTEIN: 30S ribosomal protein S5, chloroplastic-like (The sequence of the model RefSeq protein was modified relative to this genomic sequence to represent the inferred CDS: inserted 2 bases in 1 codon) encodes MINNVGVGVGKAKEVSEAITKAAMNGHRNLVTVPLTKYSTLPHRADADFGAARVMLRPACPGSGAIAGGAVRVVLEMAGVENALGKQLRSKNPLNNARATIKATQMMRQFKDVATNVGXPNEELWK; translated from the exons ATGATCAACAATGTCGGGGTCGGCGTGGGCAAGGCCAAGGAGGTCAGCGAGGCCATCACCAAGGCTGCCATGAACGGCCACCGCAATCTCGTCACAGTGCCGCTCACCAAGTACTCAACATTGCCTCACAG AGCTGATGCGGACTTTGGAGCAGCCAGAGTTATGCTGAGGCCTGCTTGCCCTGGATCTGGTGCCATTGCTGGTGGAGCTGTGAGGGTCGTGCTGGAGATGGCTGGGGTTGAAAATGCTCTTGGGAAGCAGCTGCGGAGCAAGAACCCCCTGAACAACGCAAGAGCTACCATCAAGGCGACGCAGATGATGAGGCAGTTCAAAGACGTCGCGACGAACGTGGG TCCCAATGAGGAGCTATGGAAATGA